The DNA window GGACAGCAGCAACACCGTGGCGGTGCTGTGGCTGGTGCTGGCGTTTATCATTCTGCCGCTCTCTTCCAGAATGGTGGTCGATAACGCGACGGTGATTGCGCACTATTTCGGCCTGAGCGAACTGGTGGTCGGTTTGACCATTATCGCCATCGGCACCAGCCTGCCCGAACTGGCCACCTCCATCGCCGGAGCGCTGAAGGGCGAGGATGATATGGCGATTGGTAATATCATCGGCTCCAATATTTTCAACACGGTGATCGTGCTGGGCGTCCCCGCCCTGCTGTCGCCGGGTAGCGTGGACGCCGCCGCCTTCCAGCGCGATTACTGGGTGATGCTGGCGGCCAGCGTGCTGCTTAGCGTGCTGTGCATTGGCCGCAAACACCGCATCGGCCACCTGGCGGGCGCGCTGTTATTATGCGGCTTTATTGCGTATCTTGCGGTGCTGTTCTTTAACCCTTTCAGTACTTTCGGCTAAACCGACGGGAATGAGTATGTCGAACATTGAGTTGCAACCGGGCTTCGATTTTCAGCAGGCCGGCAAAGAAGTGCTTCAGATAGAGCGTGAAGGGCTGGCTCAGCTCGACAGCTACATCAACGCAGACTTCACCCGCGCCTGCGAAACGATCGCCGCCTGCGGCGGCAAAGTGGTGGTGATGGGCATGGGCAAATCCGGCCATATCGGCTGCAAGATCGCCGCGACCTTCGCCAGCACCGGCACCCCCTCATTCTTCGTTCACCCGGCGGAAGCCAGCCATGGCGATTTGGGCATGGTCACCCCGCAGGACATCGTGCTCGCCATCTCCAACTCCGGCGAGTCCAGCGAGATCCTGGCGCTGATCCCGGTATTGAAACGCCAACAGATCACCCTCATCTGTATGACCAATAATCCGGAAAGCTCGATGGGCAAGGCGGCGGATATCCACCTGTGCATCAAGGTGCCGCAGGAAGCCTGCCCGCTGGGGCTGGCGCCGACCACCAGCACCACCGCCACGCTGGTGATGGGCGATGCGCTGGCCGTCGCGCTGCTGAAAGCGCGCGGTTTCACGCCGGAAGATTTCGCGCTGTCGCATCCGGGCGGCGCACTCGGCCGCAAACTGCTGCTGCGGGTTAGCGATATCATGCACAGCGGCGACGAAATGCCCCACGTCAGCGCCGACGCTTCATTGCGCGACGCGCTGCTGGAAATCACCCGCAAAAATCTGGGCCTGACGGTTGTCTGCGACGATCTGATGAAAATCGCCGGCATCTTCACCGACGGCGACCTGCGCCGGGTCTTCGACATGGGTATCAACCTGCACGAGGCGAAGATCGCCGACGTCATGACGCCGGGCGGCGTGCGGGTGCGCCCCAACATCCTGGCGGTCGATGCATTGAACCTGATGCAACAACGCCACATCACCGCGCTGCTGGTTGCCGATGGCGACCAACTGCTGGGTGTGGTACATATGCATGACATGCTGCGCGCCGGCGTCGTTTAATTAAGGAATAGAACGGAATGGGTATGGTAGAAACCTGCTACGGGCCGGTAGAACAAGAGGTTATGGCGCGTGCCGGGAACATCCGCCTGTTGATTTGCGACGTTGACGGCGTGTTGTCGGACGGCCTGATCTTCATGGGCAACAACGGTGAAGAACTGAAGGCGTTCAACGTGCGCGACGGCTACGGCATCCGCTGCTTGAAAACCTCGGACATCGAGGTGGCGATCATCACCGGTCGCTCCGCCAAGCTGCTGGAAGACCGCGCGCAGACGCTCGGTATCACCCATCTTTATCAGGGGCAGTCCGATAAGCTTTTGGCCTTCCGCGAACTGTTGGATAAACTGTCGTTAACGGCGGATCAGGTCGCCTATATCGGCGATGACCTGATCGACTGGCCGGTGATGGCGCAGGTCGGCCTGGCGGTCGCGGTGGCGGACGCACATCCGCTGTTGACGCCGCGCGCCCACTACGTCACCCGCATTGCCGGCGGCCGCGGTGCAGTGCGCGAACTGTGCGACATCATTCTTTTGGCTCAAAATAAGCTGGAGGACGCCAAAGGGCTGTCGATATGAGTAAAACCAAACTGTGGATCACCATCCTGTTGACGGTGATCGTTCTGGCGCTGATCGGCTGGAACATGACGGACTTCAGCGACGACACGGCCCCTGGCCCGGTCAACGATAAGGATCCGACCTACCAGAGCCAGCACACGGTCACCGTGGTGTACAACCCGGCCGGCAAGCTGAATTACAAACTGGTGGCGGAAGACGCGAAGTATTACACCGCCGGCGAACTGAGCTGGTTCACCCAGCCGGTAATGACGCTGTTCGATGAGAATGCGGTGGCCACCTGGTCAGTTCGCGCCGATCGCGCCAAACTGACTAAAGACCGGATGCTGTATCTGTATGGTCACGTCGAGGTAAACAGCCTGACCACCACCTCGCAGCTGGAAAAAATTAAGACGGACAACGCTCAGGTAAACCTGGTCACCCAGGACGTCACCTCCGATGACGAAGTCACGCTTTACGGGACCAATTTTACCTCTAACGGCATGAAAATGCGTGGGAACCTGCGGACCAAAACCGCTGAGCTGATTGATAAGGTTAAGACCAACTATGAAATTCAGAACCAAAAACCAACTCCGTAACCTGTTGCTCGGCAGCTTAGTTTTGGCCGCCAGCGCCCCCGCTCTGGCGCTGAAATCCGACTCCAGCCAGCCGGTCAGCATCGACTCGCTCAAACAGTCGTTGGACATGCAGAGCAACGTCAGCACCTTCACCGACAACGTGGTGATCAAACAGGGCACCATCGATATTCGCGCCGACAAGGTGGTGGTCACCCGCCCGGGCGGAGATCAGAATAAGACCTATATTGAAGCGTTCGGCAACCCGGTAACCTTCTACCAGATGCAGGACAGCGGCAAGCCGGTCAAAGGCCACGCGCAGAAAGTGCGTTACGACGTGGCGACCCAGCTGGTGACCCTGACGGGCAACGCCTATCTGGAGCAGCTCGACAGCAACGTGAAAGGCGATCGCATCACCTATCTGGTGCAACAGCAGCAAATGCAGGCGTTTAGCGACAAAGGCAAACGCGTGACAACGGTTCTGGTACCGTCGCAGTTGCAAGACAAAAACGAGCAAAAAAAGAGTAACTAATCACTTATGGCAACACTCATCGCAGAAAACCTGGCGAAAGCCTACAAGGGCCGTAAAGTTGTCGAAGACGTCAGCCTGAAAGTGAAATCCGGCGAGATCGTCGGCCTGCTCGGGCCGAACGGCGCCGGTAAAACCACCACCTTCTACATGGTGGTCGGCATCGTGCCACGCGACGCCGGGCGCATCGTG is part of the Serratia marcescens genome and encodes:
- the kdsC gene encoding 3-deoxy-manno-octulosonate-8-phosphatase KdsC — its product is MGMVETCYGPVEQEVMARAGNIRLLICDVDGVLSDGLIFMGNNGEELKAFNVRDGYGIRCLKTSDIEVAIITGRSAKLLEDRAQTLGITHLYQGQSDKLLAFRELLDKLSLTADQVAYIGDDLIDWPVMAQVGLAVAVADAHPLLTPRAHYVTRIAGGRGAVRELCDIILLAQNKLEDAKGLSI
- the kdsD gene encoding arabinose-5-phosphate isomerase KdsD translates to MSNIELQPGFDFQQAGKEVLQIEREGLAQLDSYINADFTRACETIAACGGKVVVMGMGKSGHIGCKIAATFASTGTPSFFVHPAEASHGDLGMVTPQDIVLAISNSGESSEILALIPVLKRQQITLICMTNNPESSMGKAADIHLCIKVPQEACPLGLAPTTSTTATLVMGDALAVALLKARGFTPEDFALSHPGGALGRKLLLRVSDIMHSGDEMPHVSADASLRDALLEITRKNLGLTVVCDDLMKIAGIFTDGDLRRVFDMGINLHEAKIADVMTPGGVRVRPNILAVDALNLMQQRHITALLVADGDQLLGVVHMHDMLRAGVV
- the lptC gene encoding LPS export ABC transporter periplasmic protein LptC → MSKTKLWITILLTVIVLALIGWNMTDFSDDTAPGPVNDKDPTYQSQHTVTVVYNPAGKLNYKLVAEDAKYYTAGELSWFTQPVMTLFDENAVATWSVRADRAKLTKDRMLYLYGHVEVNSLTTTSQLEKIKTDNAQVNLVTQDVTSDDEVTLYGTNFTSNGMKMRGNLRTKTAELIDKVKTNYEIQNQKPTP
- the lptA gene encoding lipopolysaccharide ABC transporter substrate-binding protein LptA, which produces MKFRTKNQLRNLLLGSLVLAASAPALALKSDSSQPVSIDSLKQSLDMQSNVSTFTDNVVIKQGTIDIRADKVVVTRPGGDQNKTYIEAFGNPVTFYQMQDSGKPVKGHAQKVRYDVATQLVTLTGNAYLEQLDSNVKGDRITYLVQQQQMQAFSDKGKRVTTVLVPSQLQDKNEQKKSN